The DNA sequence CTGAGCGGATGATTCCCTGCGCGTCGGGACCGTGGACGATCTGCCGCTGTTGCGTGTGTTCATCCTGGGTGGAGGCAGAATGAGCACGAACTGGCAAGAAGCGTACGAGTGGCTGCGAAAGGAGCTGGAGGCACGAGGCGTGGACGTGGCCCGGGTCGAACAAAAGGCCATGTCCCTGGCCGTGGAAACCCCATCGTGGGGCTATGGGGATAGCGGTACGCGTTTCGCGGTGTTCCATCAGCCGGGAGTGCCAAGGACGGTCTTCGAAAAGTTGGAAGACGCGGCCCAGGTCCACAAACTCACCGGCATTGCTCCATCCGTGGCCATCCACATCCCCTGGGACCGGGTGGATGATTTCCGTGAGCTGAAGCGGCGTGCAGAGTCCCTCGGCTTGAAAATCGGGGCCGTCAATCCGAACCTGTTCCAGGATCCGGACTACAAGTTCGGTAGCATCACCCATAGCGATCCGCGAGTTCGTCGCAAAGCCATTGACCATCTGCTGGAGTGCGTCGAGATTGCCCGGCAGGTGGGGTCCAAACTCCTCACGCCCTGGTTCGCTGACGGTACGGACTATCCTGGACAGGGCAATTTCCGCTGGCGGCGCCAGTGGCTGGAAGAGGCTCTGCGAGAGGTCTACCATGCCATGCCTGAGGACATGACCCTCGCGCTGGAATACAAGTTTTTCGAACCCGCCTTCTACCACACGGATATTCCGGATTGGGGAACGTCCTACCTTCTCTGCACGAAGCTGGGGCCAAGGGCGAAAGTACTGGTGGACCTTGGGCACCATCCCCAGGGCACCAACGTACCGTACATCGTGGCTCTCCTCCTTTACGAGGGCCGCCTCGGTGGCTTCCACTTCAACAGCCGGAAATACGCTGATGACGACCTTACCGCGGGGTCCATCGATCCCTACGAGCTTTTCCTGATCTTCCACGAGCTCGTCGAGGCGGAAGAACAGGACCCTGGGAGATTCCAGGTCGCCTACATGCTGGATCAGAGCCACATCACCAAGCCGAAGATCGAGGCCATGATCCAGTCGGTGATCACGGTGCAGGAGAT is a window from the candidate division KSB1 bacterium genome containing:
- the rhaI gene encoding L-rhamnose isomerase, translated to MSTNWQEAYEWLRKELEARGVDVARVEQKAMSLAVETPSWGYGDSGTRFAVFHQPGVPRTVFEKLEDAAQVHKLTGIAPSVAIHIPWDRVDDFRELKRRAESLGLKIGAVNPNLFQDPDYKFGSITHSDPRVRRKAIDHLLECVEIARQVGSKLLTPWFADGTDYPGQGNFRWRRQWLEEALREVYHAMPEDMTLALEYKFFEPAFYHTDIPDWGTSYLLCTKLGPRAKVLVDLGHHPQGTNVPYIVALLLYEGRLGGFHFNSRKYADDDLTAGSIDPYELFLIFHELVEAEEQDPGRFQVAYMLDQSHITKPKIEAMIQSVITVQEMYTRALLVNREALHAAQQANRVIEAEELLRQAFWTDVGPILAKARVDRGLPADPLRAYRESGYQQRIENERRGGKPASWT